The Zalophus californianus isolate mZalCal1 chromosome 8, mZalCal1.pri.v2, whole genome shotgun sequence genome has a segment encoding these proteins:
- the PCK1 gene encoding phosphoenolpyruvate carboxykinase, cytosolic [GTP]: MPPQLQNGLNFSAKVIQGTLDSLPQAVRAFVESNVRLCQPEHIHICDGSERENQQLLDQMEGEGMIKRLQKLNNCWLALTDPRDVARIESKTVIITQEQRDTMPIPKTGLSQLGRWMSEEDFEKAFKARFPGCMKGRTMYVIPFSMGPLGSPLSKIGIELTDSPYVVTSMRIMTRMGTAVLEALEDGEFVKCLHSVGCPLPLKKPLVNNWPCNPELTLIAHLPDRREIISFGSGYGGNSLLGKKCFALRMASRLAKEEGWLAEHMLILGITNPKGQKKYFAAAFPSACGKTNLAMMNPSLPGWKIECVGDDIAWMKFDQQGNLRAINPENGFFGVAPGTSVKTNPNAIKTIQKNTIFTNVAETSDGGIYWEGIDQALAPGIRITSWKNKEWTPRDGEPCAHPNSRFCTPASQCPIIDPAWESPEGVPIEGIIFGGRRPAGVPLVYEALSWQHGVFVGAAMRSEATAAAEHQGKVIMHDPFAMRPFFGYNFGKYLAHWLSMAQRPVAKLPKIFHVNWFRKDKEGKFLWPGFGENSRVLEWMFNRISGEASAKLTPIGYVPEEGALNLTGLGDINTKELFHLSKEFWEKEVEDIQKYLEEQVNTDLPCEIEREVLALKQRISQM, encoded by the exons ATGCCTCCTCAGCTCCAAAACGGCCTCAACTTCTCAGCCAAAGTCATCCAGGGCACCCTAGACAGCCTGCCCCAGGCGGTAAGAGCATTCGTGGAGAGCAACGTCAGGCTGTGCCAGCCTGAGCATATCCACATCTGTGATGGCTCTGAGCGGGAGAACCAGCAGCTGCTGGACCAAATGGAAGGAGAGGGCATGATCAAGAGGCTGCAGAAGCTCAACAACTG CTGGTTGGCTCTCACTGACCCCAGGGATGTGGCCAGAATTGAAAGCAAGACAGTCATCATTACCCAAGAGCAAAGAGATACCATGCCCATCCCCAAAACTGGCCTCAGCCAACTAGGTCGCTGGATGTCAGAGGAGGACTTTGAGAAAGCGTTCAAAGCCCGATTTCCAGGGTGCATGAAAG GTCGCACCATGTACGTGATCCCATTCAGCATGGGGCCCCTGGGCTCACCGCTGTCGAAGATCGGCATCGAGCTGACGGATTCACCCTACGTGGTGACCAGCATGCGCATCATGACGCGGATGGGCACAGCTGTCCTGGAAGCGCTGGAGGATGGGGAATTCGTCAAGTGCCTCCATTCTGTGGGATGCCCTTTACCTTTAAAAA AGCCTTTGGTGAACAACTGGCCGTGTAACCCAGAGCTGACACTCATTGCGCACCTGCCCGACCGCAGGGAAATCATCTCCTTTGGGAGTGGGTACGGCGGGAACTCGCTCCTTGGGAAGAAGTGCTTTGCCCTCAGGATGGCCAGCCGGCTGGCTAAGGAAGAGGGTTGGCTGGCAGAACACATGCTG ATCCTGGGCATAACCAACCCCAAGGGCCAGAAGAAGTACTTCGCAGCAGCCTTTCCCAGTGCCTGTGGCAAGACCAACCTGGCCATGATgaaccccagcctccctgggtgGAAAATAGAGTGTGTGGGTGATGACATCGCCTGGATGAAGTTTGACCAACAAG GTAACTTAAGGGCTATCAACCCAGAAAATGGCTTTTTTGGTGTGGCTCCCGGAACCTCTGTGAAGACCAACCCCAACGCCATCAAGACCATCCAGAAGAATACCATCTTCACCAATGTGGCCGAGACCAGTGATGGGGGCATTTACTGGGAAGGTATCGACCAGGCGCTAGCCCCGGGCATCAGGATCACTTCGTGGAAGAATAAGGAGTGGACCCCCCGGGATG GGGAACCTTGTGCCCATCCTAACTCACGCTTCTGCACGCCTGCCAGCCAGTGCCCCATCATCGACCCCGCCTGGGAGTCTCCGGAAGGGGTGCCTATTGAGGGCATCATCTTTGGGGGTCGCCGACCTGCTG GTGTTCCCCTGGTCTATGAAGCTCTCAGTTGGCAACACGGAGTTTTTGTGGGGGCGGCCATGCGATCAGAGGCCACAGCGGCTGCAGAACACCAAG GCAAGGTCATCATGCACGACCCCTTTGCCATGCGGCCCTTCTTTGGCTACAACTTTGGCAAATACCTGGCCCACTGGCTCAGCATGGCCCAGCGCCCAGTAGCCAAGCTGCCCAAGATCTTCCATGTCAACTGGTTCCGGAAAGACAAGGAAGGCAAATTCCTCTGGCCAGGCTTTGGTGAGAACTCCAGGGTGCTAGAGTGGATGTTCAACCGCATCAGTGGGGAAGCCAGTGCCAAGCTCACGCCCATCGGTTACGTCCCCGAGGAGGGGGCCCTGAACCTGACAGGCCTGGGGGACATCAACACGAAGGAGCTCTTCCACCTCTCCAAGGAGTTCTGGGAGAAGGAGGTGGAAGACATCCAGAAGTACCTAGAGGAGCAGGTTAACACCGATCTCCCCTGTGAAATCGAGAGAGAGGTCCTTGCCCTGAAGCAAAGGATCAGCCAGATGTAA